A stretch of DNA from Deinococcus aerolatus:
CGGCAGTGATGACGGCCGCCTGACCCGCGAACTGGCCGCCCTGGACCTGGGCCGCCTGACGCCGCTCCAGGCGCTGGAGCTGCTGCACGGCTGGCAGCGGGCCGTGGTGGGGGCCGAACCCCAGCAGGCCTGAAGCTGGGCAGTGGGCCAGCCTCGCCCTGTGCAGTTTTGGGGCCGGGAGGACGCACCCCTACCTCCAAACCATCCCAGAAAACCGCCCATGCCAAAGGAGTGCCCATGACCACCCTGTCCCGTCCCGATACCCTGTCCCCCGCTGCTCTGGAGGGGTTGCGCACCCGCTTCGGCGGGCAGCTCAGCACCGCCCAGGCCGTCCTGGAGGCGCATGGCCGCGACGAGAGCCGCCAGGAACTCGCCCTGCCGCACGCTGTGCTGTTTGCAGAAAGTGAGGCGGATGTGGTGGACGCGCTGCGGCTGGCCCAGGAATACGGCTTTCCGGTGGTGCCCTTCGCGGTGGGCAGCAGCCTGGAGGGACAGGTGGTGCCGGTGGCAGGCGGGCTGTCCTTAGACGTGAGCGGCATGAACGCGGTGCTGGAAGTGGCGGCGGGCGGCTTTCAGGCCACCGTGCAGCCGGGGCTGACGTACCCGGAACTGAACCGGCAGCTCCGTCATCTGGGCCTGTTCTTCCCGGTCGATCCCGGCGCGGAGGCCAGTCTGGGCGGCATGGCGTCCACCAATGCCAGCGGCACGGCGGCGGTGCGCTACGGCACCACGCGCGACAACGTGCTGGAGCTGCGGGTGGCATTGGCCGGGGGCGAGGTGATCCGGGTGGGCAGCCGGGCCAGAAAGACCAGCGCCGGGTATGACCTCAAGAACCTGTTTATCGGGGCCGAGGGCACGCTGGGCGTGATCACCGAGCTGACGGTCCGGCTGTGGCCGCTGCCCGCGCATCTGGTGGTGCTGCGGGCCAACTTCGCGACGCTGGGCGAGGCGGCCCGGTGTGCCGTGGACATCATGGGCGCGGCGCTGCAACCCGAGCGGCTGGAATTGATCGACGAGCGCCAGATTCACGCGGTCAACGCTCACAAGGGCACCGCCTTTCCCGAGGCTCCTACGCTGTGGATCGAGCTGGCCTCTCCCAGTGAAACCGCGCTGGCCGAGGCGCTGGCGCTGTGCCGCGAACTGGTCACCGACGGCGGTGGCACGGGGCTGCATGCCGCCCACAGCGCCGGGGAACGCGCCCAGTTGTGGGAGGCCCGACACCACGCGTACTACGCCATCACTGCGCTGCACCCCGGCCACGTCAACAGGACCACCGACCTGTGCGTGCCGCTGCATCACCTGCCGGAGGTGGTGGAGTTCACCCGCCAGCAGGCCGACGCGGCGGGCCTGGACGCCAGCATCGTGGGACATGTCGGGGACGGCAACTTTCATGTGCTGTTCCACGCGCCCCCGGACGACGCGGACACCTGGGCCAGGGTGGACGCCGTCTACGACGCCATGATCACCCGCACGCTGTCGCGCGGCGGCACCTGCAGCGGCGAGCACGGCGTCGGGCTGCACAAACGCGCCTATCTGGCCCGCGAGCACGGCGACACGCTGGAGCTGATGCGCGGCATTAAGACGCTGCTGGATCCGGCGGGCGTGATGAATCCGGGGAAAATCCTGCCCTGAGGGGCGCGCCGGGCCCACGGCGACGCGCGGGTGGGCCTCTGAATCCTGAGCCGGAATGGACAGGTCCTCTCACCGAGCCGGGAAATCATGGGGCATATGCCGAACGGCGACGCGCGGCGGCACCTACCCCGGCCTCGCCACGCTGTTCCCGGTGTCGCCGACATTCCACGGACCTGCCAGGTCCCACCGAGGAAAACCATGCCTGACGCTCTATCCCGCCCCCGCCCCGCCCCCCGTCCCCTGTCGGTGCCCCCACGTGAGGCCCTGCGCCGCCTCGGCCTGGCCCTGCTGCTGGGCGGAGGGCTGTCGGCCTGTGCTGGGGAGGCCGGCCTGGCCGCGCCCCCGCCCGTGGAGGACGGCCTGGCCCCGCCGCTGCAGCCGCAGACCGTCTGGACCGCGCTGTTCAACGGCCAGAACCTGGGCGGCTGGTCCACGTGGCTGCCGTCGCGTGGGGTGGACAACGACCCGGAAGGCGTGTTCCGGGTCACGGACGGTGAGCTGCGCGTGCTGGACGTCGCGCCCACTGCCGGGGACCGGGAGTACGGCTACCTGCTGACCAGCAACCGCTACGCCAACTACCGTCTGCGCCTGCAGTACCGTTGGGACACCCGGAAATTCGCGCCGCGCCTGAACGAGCCGCGCGATTCGGGCGTGCTGTACCACGTCACCGGCCCCAACACACTCTGGCCCAGCAGCGCGGAATTCCAGATCATGGAAGGGGCCACCGGCGACCTGTGGGGACTGGCAGGCACCAACTTCACGTCCACAGTCAGTGATCCGGGGGCCAGGGAACTGAAGCACGACCCCTTTGGAAAACCCGTGACCACCCAGGAGCCTGCGGACGGCTACCGCCGGATGGTCCGGGCCGACGGCGTCCGCGAGGTGGCCGGCTGGAACACGCTGGAACTGGTGGTGTCGGGCGATCAGGCCACGCAGATCGTCAACGGGCAGGTGGCGGCCCAGGCCACCGCACTGCGTGCGCCGGGCGGCGCCCCCCTGACGGCGGGCCGTATCGCCCTGCAGGCCGAGGGGGCAGCGGTGTCATACCGCGAGATCGAGCTGCGCCCGCTGGCCTACCTGACCCCGCCCCAGGGCGCGCGGGTGCTGCTGGGCAGCGCCAGCACCCCGCAGAGCGTGGGGGCCGACTGGCTGGACCGCCGGGGGAGTGAGGTCCGGTGGCCGGTGCAGGGCGGCGTGGCCACCGTCCGGCCCAGCAGCGATCCGCGCGACACCAACGACATTCAGACGCGTGACTCCTTCGGCGATTTCCGGCTGCATCTGGAGTTCCGCCTTCCCGCCACCCGCGCGGAGCTGGGCGAACAGGACCGGGCCAACAGCGGCGTGTACCTGCAGGGCCGCTACGAGGTTCAGATTCTCGACTCCTTCGGGGGCGCCCTGGCGGGCCAGAACGACCTGGGGGCCATCTACGGCCAGCACGACGCCAGCAGCAACGCGGCCCTGCCGTCCGGCACCTGGCAGAGTTACGACATTGAGTTCCGCGCCGCGCGCTGGAGCGGCGGCCAGAAAACCGAAAACGCCCGCGCCACAGTCTGGCTGAACGGCGAGAAGATTCAGGACAACGTGGTCCTGAGCGGCCCGACCATGCTGGGCGCTCCCGAGGCCGAGACGCCGGGGCCAATCGTGCTGCAGGACCACGGCAGCGGCGTCAGCTTCCGCAACATCTGGGTGGAGTCTGGGGGAAGCACGCCCTGAGGGGTGACGGATCCGGCGTGGCCTGCCTCAGCGCTGACGCACGCCCCACCGGATCAGGCGTCTGCCTGAGATGAGAGTCGGTACATTGCGCGCATGACTGCCACGGACCGCTTTGACCGCCTCTTTGAGCGCTGCGTCGCCGAGCACGGACGCTTCAGTCACCCGGCCCACATCCATCTGGCGTGGCTGTTGCTGGAAGAGGCACCGGCGCTGGAGGCCTTGGCCACCACCTTCGACACCGGGCTGCGTGCCCTGGCACAGCGGCTGGGGCTGACCGGCAAATACAACGCCACCCTGACCACCGCGTACTTCTTTCTGGTGCTGGAACGCCGGGCCGCGGGTCAGGGCTGGGAGGCCTTCGCTGCCGCGAACCCCGACCTGCTGGACTGGGAGGCCCGGACCAGATTGCTCGGCCCCTATTACGACGCCGCCACCCTGGCGTCGGAGGAGGCGCGGCGGAGCTTTGTCATGCCGCGCAGGCCGCAGCGCTGACCACAGGGGTCCACCCAGGGCCAGCGGGTGGAGCCAGGGACCGCGCCCCCTTGACCCCCTCCCCCGCCGCGGGCGACAATGCCCGCAGCGTTGATCCGCAGGAGTAGCGCGCATGTGCCCGGTAGAGCGAGCCTGAGACGGTGGAAGTCAGGTGGGCGGCAGCGCGTGAAGGGCGGCGGGGAGCTGTTGGCAGAGCAAAAAGGGCCAGGAGGCGGCAGACCGCCGCGTTCTGGAACTGGGGTGGAACCGCGCGAGTCCTTGAATTTGCGTCCCCAGACGGACCGGTCCGGTGCCGTCTGGGGCGTTTTTGCGCCCTTCAGCGGGCCGGCGGCCCGGAAGGAGAATCCCCTATGCCCGCATCATCGATGGAAGAGCTGGTCAGCCTGTGCAAACGCCGCGGTTTTATTTTTCAGGGCAGTGAGATCTACGGCGGCCTGCAGGGCTTCTACGACTACGGCCCCCTCGGCGTGGAGCTGAAGAACAACATCAAGGCCGCGTGGTGGAGAAGCAACGTCTACGAGCGCGATGACATGGAAGGCCTGGACTCCAGCATCATCATGCACCGCATGGTGCTGCGCCACAGCGGCCACGAGGCGACGTTCTCGGACCCCATGGTGGACAACAAGAAGAACAACAAGCGCTACCGTCTGGACCATCTGGTGAAAGACCAGAAGGCGGACGTGGTGGCGCGGGTCGCCGCCGAGATGGGCGCGGACCCGGCCAACTTTCCGGCGGTGGTGGCGGCGCTGAACGCCAGCCCGGCGCAGGCCTCGGAAGCGCTTAAGGCGGCCGGCGTGCGCGACCCCTTCTCCGGCGAGGTGGGCGACTGGACCGAGCCCAAGCCCTTTAACATGATGTTCAAGACCACCATCGGCCCGGTGGCCGACGAGGACAGCTACGGCTACCTGCGCCCGGAAACGGCCCAGGGCATCTTCACCAACTTCAAGAACGTAGTGGACTCCACCTCTCGCCGCCTGCCCTTCGGCATCGCGCAGATCGGCAAGGCCTTTCGCAACGAGATCACGCCGCGCAACTTCATCTTCCGGGTGCGTGAGCTCGAGCAGATGGAAATCGAGTTCTTCTGCGTGCCCGGCACCGACGAGGGTTGGCACGAGCACTGGCTGGAAAAGCGGCTGAGCTGGTGGGAGGCGCAGGGCGTGCCGCGCAGCAGGATCGAGATTCTGGATGTGCCGCCCGAGGACCTGGCGCACTACTCCAAGCGCACCTACGACCTGATGTACGACTACCCCACCCTGGGCTTTGAAGAAATCGAGGGCATCGCCAACCGCAGCGACTACGATCTGGGCTCGCACACCAAATCGCAGTCCGAGCTGAATCTCGTCGCCACCGTCGCCGAGAACAACGACTCCATCGCCAAGCTGACCATCCCGCACCCCGAGACGAATAAGCCCGTCGTGCCGTTCGTGATCGAGCCGTCCGCCGGGGTGGACCGGGCGCTGCTGGCGGTGCTGAGCGAGGCATTTACCAAAGAGACGCTGGACAACGGCAGCGAGCGGATTGTGCTGAAGCTCAGGCCCCATCTGGCCCCGATCAAGGTGGCGGTAATTCCGCTGGCGCGCAACCGTGAGGAAATCACCAGCGTCGCCAGGGCGATCAAGGCTGAACTGCAGGGCCTGGGCCTGGGCCGGGTGCTGTACGAGGACAGCGGCAACATCGGCAAGGCGTACCGCCGCCACGACGAGGTGGGCACGCCGTACTGCGTGACCGTGGACTTCGACACGCTGGGTCTGGGCGGCGGCGAGGGCAAGACGTCCGATCCGGCGCTGAGGGACACCGTGACGGTGCGGGACCGCGACACTTTGAGCCAGGAGCGGGTGAAGATCAGCGAACTCGCGGGCTGGATTCGCGAGAAACTGCGGTAACCCTGGCCGCCGCCTGACGCGGCAGGACGCCAGACAGGAGGGTGCGGGGGGCCGGGGCGGCCTCCCGCTTTTCCCTGCCTGACCTTCCGCTGCCGCCGGAACCTGCCCGAAAGCCCTAGAATGGCCGACATGTTGTTTCTGTCGGCCCTGTTGCTGCTGGTGGCCTTTCTCGTGGGCAGCCTGCCGCTGGGGTATCTGCTGCTCAGCCGCGCGGGGGTCAATGTCCGCCTCAGCAACGCGCACAACCTGGGGCTGGAGAACATGCTGCGGCTGGTGGGGCCGGGACTGGCGACGGCCTCGGCGCTGCTGGACGCGGGCAAGGGACTGCTGGCGGTGCTGATGGCCTCCAGCCTGGGGCGTCCGGAGGTCACGGTGCTGGCGGCGCTGGCCGCGTATCTGGGCCACCTGAACCCCCCGCACGCGCTGTACCGCCCGCTGTACGGCACAGTGCCGCCCCGCGGGCGCGGAAACCTGACGCTGCTGGGCGCGCTGGCAGGGCTGGCCGTCACCGGGGCGCTGCCGCTGTGGGTGGCGGCCCTGCCGGTGGTGGTCTACGCGGGCGTCACCGGGTACTGGGGCTACGTCAGCGCGGCGACCCTCGCGGGCCTGAGCGCCTTTGCCGTGGCCGTGGCGCTGCTGCCGGTGGGCACGCCGGCCAAGCTGGCGGGGCTGGGGCTACTGGTGGCGGCCGGATGGCGCTTCAAGGAGAACATCGGGCGCATGCTGGACGGCACCGAGCCCAGGTTCGGCGAGGAGGTGCCGCTGGCCGGCAAGCGCAGCGACGAGGTGGTGGCCGCCTTCATGATCCACCCCATGACGCTGGAGAACTTCTGGTCCGCCCGCCGCTTCGCGTGGCTGCGGCCGCTGGTGCAGCGCGGCGTGATCAGCGAGCGCACCGTCCGCCAGATGGCCGAGAACCTGCGGCCCATGAAGGTGGGCGAGCTGCGCGGCATCCGCACGCCCGAGGGCCAGAGCATCCGCTGCTACCTGCTGTCGAGCCCGCTGCTGCCCGACGTGTTCGACACGCAGCCGGAACTGGCCACCCGCCGGGCCATCGAGGGCGCGCGGCTGGCCCACGAGCTGGGCGCGGAGGTCTTCGGGCTGGGCGCGTTCTGGTCCGTGGTGGGCAACAAGGGTGTGGACGTGCAGGCCGCCGTGCCGGAAATCACCGTGACCAACGGCGGCGCCTACACCTCCGGCACCATCAAGGCCGCCATTCCGGGCATCCTGAGGCACTTTGAATCGGAGGGCCGGGACCTGGGGGCCGCCACCGCCGGCATCGTAGGCGCCAACGGCGTGGTGGCCTTCGGCATCGCACGGACCATCGCGCCGCAGGTGGCCAGGGTCATCATGCTGGGGCGCAACATGGACAAGCTTGAGCGCAGCGCCGCCACCCTGCGCCGGGCCAATAAGGACACCGAGATCATCACGACCACCGATTACGCCGCGCTGAAGACGGCGGACCTGATCTTCTCGGCCACCAGCGATCCGGAGCCGGTGATCTTCCCGCAGCACGTCAAGCCCGGCACCTGGATCTTCGACGAGGGCCGTCCGGCAGATGTGGACGAGAGCGTCTCCCGCGTGCCGGGCGTGCGGATCATTCCCGGCGGCGTGGTGCGCCCGCCCGGCGGCATGACCAGCGCCATCGACCTGCAGTTCGGCGAGGGCGCGGTGCCGGCCTGTCTGGCCGAGACGCTGATCATCGCTGCCACCGGCGAACACCACCGCAAGAGCCTGGGGCCGCAGACGCTCAGCGAGAACATCAATTTCTTCGTGGAGCAGGCCGCGCGGCTGGGGTTTGAAGTGGTGGACTGAGGGAAACGCCCATCCCTTCCGTCCCCTGACCGTCCCCGCCCCGCGCTTCCCAAACTGACGCCACTCTAAGAAGCGCCGGGGCCTGTCTTGAATTGCGGCCCGGCGCGGTTTCGGCCGCCCTATGCTGCGGTATGCCCGGCTGCCTCCCGCGCCTCCTGCTGACCCTGGCCCTGGCCTGCGGGGGCTGGGGGCTGGGGGCCGCGTTGCCGCTGTTTCTGGGGCCGGTGTGGCCCGCCGCGCCCGTGAACCTGCTGGCCTGCGACCCGCCGACGGACCCGCTGGAACACGCGCTGTGGCGGGTGGTCACCGCGAACGGACGGCCAGACACCAGTTGCGGCAACGCCTTTGGCGGCTACCTGCGTACGCCGCGAAGCGTGGACACGCCGCTGGACGCCTTCGAGATCACCGCCGGTCAGATCGTCGGTGCCCGCAGCGAAGTCCTGCTGACCAACATGGAGTGGCACGCCGGACCGGGCCATCCCGGCTGGAGCTTTGCCCAGGCGGCGGCCACCCTGTACGGGCGGGTGCGGACGGACCCCGCCGCGTACCCCCAGGGCATGACGGTGCGGGTGCTGCTGGGCGGCTTCCCGGACCTGATCAACCCGGACGGCCGCACGCAGCCGCTGGCGCTGCTGGGCGATCTGCTGCGGCTGGGCGTGCCGATGCAGGACGACCGCGTGGGCTGGCAACTCAGCCTCCTCAATTACCGGTACCTGCCGCACAGCCACGTCAAGCTGCACGTCATCGACGGCCAGGACCTGACGGTGGCCGGGTACAACTACACCAACTGGCACCTGCCGGGCACCGAGCCGGGGGGCCAGGACCTGCACGACCTGGGCCTGCGGATGACCGGCCCGGTGGCGCAGAGCGGCGTGGCCGTGTTCGATGACCTGTGGCGGCACAGCTTGCAGTTGCGCTGCCCGGCCGGGGTGACGCGGGCGGAGGCCGAAGCACAGTGCCAGATGACGCCGCCGGACCCGGTGACGCACCCGGCGGCGGCACGCAGGGCCGTGCCCACCGGGAATTCCCGCGCCTTCATGCTGTACCGCCGCCCCGGAGACGACGCGGCGGACCGCGCCCATCTGGCGCTGCTGGGCGCGGCAAAACGCCAGCTTGATCTGCAGCAGGCGGATTTCGGGCCCACGCCAGGCTGCTGGGGCGCGTACCTGAACCCGCAGGGCTGCGGTCCGGACAGCTGGCCGGTATACCTGAGTGCGGTGTTGCAGGCCATCGGACGCGGGGTCCAGGTCCGGCTGCTCACCGTGGATTATGGGGTGGGCGCCCCGGCCAACCGTAGCGGGGTCACGCTGCTGCGTCAGGCGCTGCGCCGCCGGGGCCTTGAGGACCGCTTTCAGGCCCGCTACACCACCTTCAAGATGCACGCCAAGGCCTTGACGGTGGACCGGCGCGTGGTGGTAACCGGCAGCATGAACTTCCACTTCAGTGCCTGGGGCCAGCTTGGATTGGCCGAGGCCGCACTGGCCACCAACGACCCGGCGGCAGTGGCCGAACAGGAGGCCCGTTTCGAGCGTGTGTGGAACACGGGCAGCCGCGCGGTCCCGGAGGAATGGTGGCTGAAGAACGTGCCGCCCGACCCCGTGCCTGGCCCCGGCGCCGGGACACCCGACACGGTCATGCCCCGGCCCGGCCCGTAGACTGAGGCCATGACTGACCCCTCCCCCACCCGGCCCGTGCGTGCGCGGCATGGTTGAGCGCGTGTATCTCGCCAAGCCGCGCGGCTTCTGCGCGGGCGTGGTCATGGCCATCGGCGCGGTGGAACGGGCCGCCCGCACCGAGGACAGGCCGGTGACGGTCTACCACTCGATTGTCCACAACCACACCGTCGTCGACCGGCTGCAAAGCGCCCACGGCGTGCATTTCGTGGAAAATCTAGATGACATCACGGCGCTGCCAGAGGGCGGCGACACCGTCGTGTTTTCCGCGCACGGCATCA
This window harbors:
- a CDS encoding glycine--tRNA ligase, whose protein sequence is MPASSMEELVSLCKRRGFIFQGSEIYGGLQGFYDYGPLGVELKNNIKAAWWRSNVYERDDMEGLDSSIIMHRMVLRHSGHEATFSDPMVDNKKNNKRYRLDHLVKDQKADVVARVAAEMGADPANFPAVVAALNASPAQASEALKAAGVRDPFSGEVGDWTEPKPFNMMFKTTIGPVADEDSYGYLRPETAQGIFTNFKNVVDSTSRRLPFGIAQIGKAFRNEITPRNFIFRVRELEQMEIEFFCVPGTDEGWHEHWLEKRLSWWEAQGVPRSRIEILDVPPEDLAHYSKRTYDLMYDYPTLGFEEIEGIANRSDYDLGSHTKSQSELNLVATVAENNDSIAKLTIPHPETNKPVVPFVIEPSAGVDRALLAVLSEAFTKETLDNGSERIVLKLRPHLAPIKVAVIPLARNREEITSVARAIKAELQGLGLGRVLYEDSGNIGKAYRRHDEVGTPYCVTVDFDTLGLGGGEGKTSDPALRDTVTVRDRDTLSQERVKISELAGWIREKLR
- a CDS encoding glycerol-3-phosphate acyltransferase translates to MLFLSALLLLVAFLVGSLPLGYLLLSRAGVNVRLSNAHNLGLENMLRLVGPGLATASALLDAGKGLLAVLMASSLGRPEVTVLAALAAYLGHLNPPHALYRPLYGTVPPRGRGNLTLLGALAGLAVTGALPLWVAALPVVVYAGVTGYWGYVSAATLAGLSAFAVAVALLPVGTPAKLAGLGLLVAAGWRFKENIGRMLDGTEPRFGEEVPLAGKRSDEVVAAFMIHPMTLENFWSARRFAWLRPLVQRGVISERTVRQMAENLRPMKVGELRGIRTPEGQSIRCYLLSSPLLPDVFDTQPELATRRAIEGARLAHELGAEVFGLGAFWSVVGNKGVDVQAAVPEITVTNGGAYTSGTIKAAIPGILRHFESEGRDLGAATAGIVGANGVVAFGIARTIAPQVARVIMLGRNMDKLERSAATLRRANKDTEIITTTDYAALKTADLIFSATSDPEPVIFPQHVKPGTWIFDEGRPADVDESVSRVPGVRIIPGGVVRPPGGMTSAIDLQFGEGAVPACLAETLIIAATGEHHRKSLGPQTLSENINFFVEQAARLGFEVVD
- a CDS encoding FAD-binding oxidoreductase, giving the protein MTTLSRPDTLSPAALEGLRTRFGGQLSTAQAVLEAHGRDESRQELALPHAVLFAESEADVVDALRLAQEYGFPVVPFAVGSSLEGQVVPVAGGLSLDVSGMNAVLEVAAGGFQATVQPGLTYPELNRQLRHLGLFFPVDPGAEASLGGMASTNASGTAAVRYGTTRDNVLELRVALAGGEVIRVGSRARKTSAGYDLKNLFIGAEGTLGVITELTVRLWPLPAHLVVLRANFATLGEAARCAVDIMGAALQPERLELIDERQIHAVNAHKGTAFPEAPTLWIELASPSETALAEALALCRELVTDGGGTGLHAAHSAGERAQLWEARHHAYYAITALHPGHVNRTTDLCVPLHHLPEVVEFTRQQADAAGLDASIVGHVGDGNFHVLFHAPPDDADTWARVDAVYDAMITRTLSRGGTCSGEHGVGLHKRAYLAREHGDTLELMRGIKTLLDPAGVMNPGKILP
- a CDS encoding phospholipase D-like domain-containing protein; protein product: MPGCLPRLLLTLALACGGWGLGAALPLFLGPVWPAAPVNLLACDPPTDPLEHALWRVVTANGRPDTSCGNAFGGYLRTPRSVDTPLDAFEITAGQIVGARSEVLLTNMEWHAGPGHPGWSFAQAAATLYGRVRTDPAAYPQGMTVRVLLGGFPDLINPDGRTQPLALLGDLLRLGVPMQDDRVGWQLSLLNYRYLPHSHVKLHVIDGQDLTVAGYNYTNWHLPGTEPGGQDLHDLGLRMTGPVAQSGVAVFDDLWRHSLQLRCPAGVTRAEAEAQCQMTPPDPVTHPAAARRAVPTGNSRAFMLYRRPGDDAADRAHLALLGAAKRQLDLQQADFGPTPGCWGAYLNPQGCGPDSWPVYLSAVLQAIGRGVQVRLLTVDYGVGAPANRSGVTLLRQALRRRGLEDRFQARYTTFKMHAKALTVDRRVVVTGSMNFHFSAWGQLGLAEAALATNDPAAVAEQEARFERVWNTGSRAVPEEWWLKNVPPDPVPGPGAGTPDTVMPRPGP
- a CDS encoding 3-keto-disaccharide hydrolase encodes the protein MPDALSRPRPAPRPLSVPPREALRRLGLALLLGGGLSACAGEAGLAAPPPVEDGLAPPLQPQTVWTALFNGQNLGGWSTWLPSRGVDNDPEGVFRVTDGELRVLDVAPTAGDREYGYLLTSNRYANYRLRLQYRWDTRKFAPRLNEPRDSGVLYHVTGPNTLWPSSAEFQIMEGATGDLWGLAGTNFTSTVSDPGARELKHDPFGKPVTTQEPADGYRRMVRADGVREVAGWNTLELVVSGDQATQIVNGQVAAQATALRAPGGAPLTAGRIALQAEGAAVSYREIELRPLAYLTPPQGARVLLGSASTPQSVGADWLDRRGSEVRWPVQGGVATVRPSSDPRDTNDIQTRDSFGDFRLHLEFRLPATRAELGEQDRANSGVYLQGRYEVQILDSFGGALAGQNDLGAIYGQHDASSNAALPSGTWQSYDIEFRAARWSGGQKTENARATVWLNGEKIQDNVVLSGPTMLGAPEAETPGPIVLQDHGSGVSFRNIWVESGGSTP